A genomic segment from Amycolatopsis camponoti encodes:
- a CDS encoding discoidin domain-containing protein, producing the protein MAEEYGITADVEPAEVAAVSRRHLLTAGTGLLAGFGLAAVLPGVASASPVAADGRAPTTDLALFRPVQVSSTDYAATPGEFAVDGLAQVGVRGSGWRATPGDGQWIVVDLQGQCRIDSVVLTFEARPGDPAFDGTASRSHTSGFEIQSSYATAFDLDVSGDGRAWRTVHHTDAGTGGVVTIPLTAVTARWVRFTASSRSTTNPLGLNGFQVFGAGPQNRPAVHGWTSFPVRPHDDPPALSVAADGTVPLESGWVLTMDDWAPAGDGTALSGSTVDTRGWLPATVPGTVLASLVEQGQLPDPVSGMNQLHVPEALSRHAWWYRRRFSLPRGLDTSAGRHVWLEFDGVNHEAQIWLNGAEIGTQSHPFGRGAYDVTAALRRTGDQTLAVKISPMPRPGSPSDKGPNGSSWVDAGSTMFDNSPTYLAVSGWDWMPAVRDRASGIWDHVRLHSTGAAVLGDVRVDTKVPDAATAVVTLTVPVRNVAPTAQRVKVSAAFGPVNVSATVTVPAGQTTDVVFPAQQVENPKLWWPNGYGDPNLYDLTLTAAIGAATSDRRTSKIGLRQIGYQYDLPIVIADGRATQSVDLAPQNARFVRMQGLKRATGWGFSLWTMSVVDSANAGTDLAQGKAATSLSVADGNPPERAFDGDPNTRWTSAYDDNQWLQVDLGAATAFDRVVLTWETAYAATFKIQVSQDGETWTDAASVDNSPKPLTFLVNGVKIFARGGSWGWDELLRRMTPERTDAVVAMHRDMNFTLIRNWVGSSYRQELFDACDKYGILLWNEFWDGWSTDPANHDIFLAQAKDTVLRYRHHACATVWFGCNEGTPPPAIDNALRDIVHDNTDLLYQGNSAGGVITGDGPYYWQDPKRYFTGEATGGKYGFWSEIGLPTVSVVESMRNLVGEDDPGWPIGAPWFLHDWSTGGNQSPQSYLAAIDARLAPSTSLAEFCRKAQFVNYESMRAIFEAWNTRLWADATGVLLWMSHPAWHSTVWQTYDYDLDVNGSYYGARKGCEARHVQADLTTWQVRVVNHTPAALSGVTVTARLFSSDGAGLGAAQQQKLDVAANVGATAFTVPFDAAHPDLHLLRLTLTDARGAVLSENTYWRYRGDTAMRALNQLPGARLTSSLKADGDAYTATIRNDGKTVAAMIRLSLRERNGTDRVLPTRYGDNYFWLLPGESRTVRVEPRRRVPNARLLVEAYNVAAKVI; encoded by the coding sequence ATGGCGGAGGAGTACGGCATCACCGCGGATGTCGAGCCCGCGGAGGTGGCCGCCGTTTCGCGGCGCCACCTCCTGACCGCCGGGACCGGGCTGCTGGCCGGGTTCGGTCTCGCGGCCGTCCTGCCCGGGGTCGCGTCCGCGTCGCCCGTGGCCGCCGACGGCCGGGCGCCGACGACCGACCTGGCCCTGTTCCGGCCGGTGCAGGTGTCCTCGACCGACTACGCCGCCACCCCGGGGGAGTTCGCGGTCGACGGCCTCGCCCAGGTCGGCGTCAGGGGCTCCGGCTGGCGCGCCACCCCGGGCGACGGCCAGTGGATCGTCGTCGACCTGCAGGGGCAGTGCCGGATCGACTCGGTCGTGCTGACCTTCGAGGCCCGGCCCGGTGACCCGGCTTTCGACGGCACCGCTTCCCGCAGCCACACCAGCGGCTTCGAGATCCAGTCCAGCTACGCGACGGCGTTCGACCTCGACGTCTCGGGCGACGGCCGGGCCTGGCGCACCGTCCACCACACCGACGCCGGCACCGGTGGCGTCGTCACGATCCCGCTCACCGCCGTCACCGCGCGCTGGGTCCGCTTCACCGCGTCGAGCCGCTCGACGACCAACCCCCTGGGCCTCAACGGCTTCCAGGTGTTCGGCGCCGGCCCGCAGAACCGGCCGGCGGTGCACGGCTGGACCAGTTTCCCGGTCCGCCCGCACGACGACCCGCCCGCGCTCTCCGTCGCGGCCGACGGCACCGTGCCGCTCGAGTCCGGCTGGGTCCTCACGATGGACGACTGGGCGCCGGCCGGCGACGGCACGGCACTGTCCGGGTCCACTGTGGACACCCGGGGCTGGCTCCCGGCGACCGTTCCCGGCACGGTCCTGGCGTCGCTGGTCGAACAGGGTCAATTGCCCGACCCGGTCTCCGGCATGAACCAGCTCCACGTCCCGGAAGCGCTGTCGCGCCACGCCTGGTGGTACCGCCGCCGCTTCTCACTCCCGCGCGGCCTCGACACCTCGGCGGGCCGGCACGTCTGGCTCGAATTCGACGGCGTCAACCACGAAGCGCAGATCTGGCTCAACGGCGCCGAAATCGGTACCCAGAGCCACCCGTTCGGCCGCGGCGCCTACGACGTCACGGCCGCCCTGCGCCGCACCGGCGACCAGACCCTCGCGGTGAAGATCTCGCCGATGCCGCGGCCCGGCAGCCCCAGCGACAAGGGCCCGAACGGCAGCTCCTGGGTCGACGCCGGCAGCACGATGTTCGACAACTCGCCGACCTACCTCGCGGTGTCCGGCTGGGACTGGATGCCCGCGGTGCGCGACCGCGCGTCCGGCATCTGGGACCACGTGCGCCTGCACTCGACCGGCGCCGCCGTCCTCGGCGACGTCCGCGTCGACACGAAGGTGCCCGACGCCGCCACCGCCGTCGTGACGCTCACCGTGCCGGTGCGCAACGTCGCGCCGACGGCCCAGCGCGTCAAGGTCAGCGCGGCCTTCGGCCCGGTGAACGTGTCGGCCACGGTCACCGTCCCGGCCGGGCAGACCACCGACGTCGTGTTCCCGGCGCAGCAGGTCGAGAACCCGAAGCTGTGGTGGCCCAACGGCTACGGCGACCCGAACCTCTACGACCTCACGCTCACCGCCGCGATCGGCGCGGCGACCAGCGACCGGCGGACGTCGAAGATCGGCCTGCGCCAGATCGGCTACCAGTACGACCTGCCGATCGTCATCGCCGACGGCCGGGCGACCCAGTCCGTCGACCTCGCGCCGCAGAATGCCCGGTTCGTCCGGATGCAGGGGCTCAAGCGCGCCACGGGCTGGGGCTTCTCGCTCTGGACGATGTCCGTGGTCGACAGCGCGAACGCGGGGACGGACCTGGCCCAGGGCAAAGCCGCGACGTCGCTGTCGGTGGCCGACGGCAACCCGCCCGAGCGGGCCTTCGACGGCGACCCGAACACCCGCTGGACGTCGGCCTATGACGACAACCAGTGGCTGCAGGTCGACCTCGGCGCCGCGACGGCGTTCGACCGCGTCGTGCTGACCTGGGAGACCGCCTACGCGGCGACGTTCAAGATCCAGGTGTCGCAAGACGGCGAGACGTGGACCGACGCCGCGTCGGTGGACAACAGCCCGAAGCCGCTGACCTTCCTCGTCAACGGCGTCAAGATCTTCGCCCGCGGCGGCAGCTGGGGCTGGGACGAGCTGCTGCGCCGGATGACGCCCGAGCGGACCGACGCCGTCGTCGCGATGCACCGCGACATGAACTTCACGCTGATCCGCAACTGGGTGGGCTCGTCGTACCGCCAGGAGCTGTTCGACGCCTGCGACAAGTACGGCATCCTGCTGTGGAACGAGTTCTGGGACGGCTGGTCGACCGACCCGGCCAACCACGACATCTTCCTCGCGCAGGCGAAGGACACCGTGCTGCGCTACCGCCACCACGCGTGCGCGACGGTCTGGTTCGGCTGCAACGAAGGTACGCCGCCGCCGGCCATCGACAACGCGCTGCGCGACATCGTCCACGACAACACGGACCTGCTCTACCAGGGCAACTCGGCCGGCGGCGTGATCACCGGTGACGGGCCCTACTACTGGCAGGACCCGAAGCGGTACTTCACGGGTGAGGCGACCGGCGGCAAGTACGGGTTCTGGAGCGAGATCGGGCTGCCGACCGTGTCGGTCGTCGAGAGCATGCGCAACCTCGTCGGCGAGGACGACCCGGGCTGGCCGATCGGCGCGCCGTGGTTCCTGCACGACTGGTCCACGGGCGGCAACCAGTCGCCGCAGAGCTACCTGGCGGCCATCGACGCGCGGCTCGCGCCGTCGACGAGCCTGGCGGAGTTCTGCCGCAAGGCGCAGTTCGTCAACTACGAGAGCATGCGCGCGATCTTCGAGGCCTGGAACACGCGGCTGTGGGCCGACGCCACCGGCGTGCTGCTGTGGATGTCGCACCCCGCGTGGCACAGCACGGTCTGGCAGACCTACGACTACGACCTCGACGTCAACGGCAGCTACTACGGCGCGCGCAAGGGGTGCGAAGCCCGGCACGTGCAGGCCGACCTGACGACGTGGCAGGTCCGGGTCGTCAACCACACGCCGGCCGCGTTGAGCGGGGTGACGGTCACCGCGCGGCTGTTTTCCTCGGATGGCGCCGGCCTCGGGGCGGCACAGCAGCAGAAGCTCGACGTGGCGGCGAACGTCGGCGCGACGGCGTTCACCGTGCCGTTCGATGCCGCGCACCCGGACCTGCACCTGCTGCGGCTGACGCTGACCGACGCCCGCGGCGCGGTGCTGTCGGAGAACACGTACTGGCGCTACCGCGGCGACACGGCGATGCGCGCGCTCAACCAGCTGCCGGGCGCGCGGCTGACGTCGTCGCTGAAGGCCGACGGCGACGCGTACACGGCGACGATCCGCAACGACGGCAAGACGGTCGCGGCGATGATCCGGCTGTCGCTGCGCGAGCGCAACGGCACCGACCGCGTCCTGCCGACCCGCTACGGCGACAACTACTTCTGGCTGCTGCCGGGGGAGAGCCGCACGGTCCGCGTCGAGCCGCGGCGGCGCGTGCCGAACGCCCGGTTGCTGGTGGAGGCCTACAACGTGGCGGCGAAGGTGATCTAG
- a CDS encoding PucR family transcriptional regulator, protein MLVSVNLRPHASLGRVLDDLGGTLLDLVLGDGDRPGGIGGVAIHDPFDEPALPQHALMLGVGLAEPDEVVRQLRTLARHDAAGLVLRAPVTVTAAITAAVEETGVALLALARGASWAQLAAMLRSLLAEGDVGDAQPETLAGLPSGDLFAVANAIGALIDAPVTIEDRRSRVLAFSGRQDEADPSRVETILGRQVPERFSRMLADRGVFRELYRSDQPVYVDRPPESLDGFTIPRVAVAVRAGDEILGSIWAAVREPLTPDRTQALCDAARLVALHLLRVRAGADVERRLRADLVSTALEGGAAAREALSRLGLADQPVVVLALAVLENGAEDAELATERQRLADGLAMHLTAVHPRCAAALVGDTAYGLVPVTRDADGERRALRIANDFLDRVGDRVRAVVGIGPVARSAAELPEARDSADRALRVLRSGSGSGSGPGRRVASLADVHVEALLLELQDLVAARGDRPTGPVARLLDYDEQHHAHLVETLRAWLDAFGDVIAASAAVHVHPNTFRYRLRRLAEVGGFDMTDPEARFAAMLQLRVVAPPAS, encoded by the coding sequence GTGCTCGTTTCGGTGAACCTGCGCCCGCACGCCAGCCTCGGCCGCGTCCTCGACGACCTGGGCGGCACGCTCCTGGACCTCGTGCTCGGGGACGGCGACCGCCCCGGCGGCATCGGCGGCGTCGCCATCCACGACCCCTTCGACGAGCCCGCCCTGCCCCAGCACGCCCTGATGCTGGGCGTCGGCCTCGCCGAACCGGACGAGGTGGTGCGCCAGCTGCGGACCCTGGCCCGCCACGACGCGGCCGGGCTCGTGCTGCGCGCGCCGGTCACGGTCACCGCGGCGATCACCGCCGCCGTCGAGGAGACCGGCGTCGCGCTGCTGGCCCTGGCGCGCGGCGCGTCCTGGGCCCAGCTCGCCGCCATGCTGCGGTCGCTGCTGGCCGAAGGCGACGTCGGCGACGCCCAGCCCGAAACCCTGGCCGGGCTGCCCTCGGGCGACCTGTTCGCCGTCGCCAACGCGATCGGGGCGCTCATCGACGCCCCTGTCACCATCGAGGACCGCCGTTCGCGTGTGCTCGCGTTCTCCGGCCGCCAGGACGAAGCCGACCCGTCGCGGGTCGAGACCATCCTGGGGCGGCAGGTGCCCGAGCGGTTCTCCCGGATGCTGGCCGACCGCGGCGTGTTCCGCGAGCTCTACCGCAGCGACCAGCCGGTGTACGTCGACCGCCCGCCCGAAAGCCTTGACGGCTTCACGATCCCGCGCGTCGCCGTGGCGGTCCGGGCCGGCGACGAGATCCTCGGCTCGATCTGGGCCGCCGTGCGCGAGCCGCTGACGCCCGACCGCACGCAGGCCCTCTGCGACGCGGCCCGCCTGGTGGCGCTGCACCTGCTGCGCGTCCGGGCGGGGGCCGACGTCGAACGCCGGCTGCGCGCGGACCTGGTGAGCACGGCGCTCGAAGGCGGCGCGGCGGCGCGGGAGGCGCTGAGCCGGCTCGGGCTGGCCGACCAGCCGGTCGTCGTGCTGGCGCTGGCGGTGCTCGAGAACGGCGCCGAAGACGCCGAACTCGCCACCGAACGGCAGCGGCTGGCCGACGGCCTGGCGATGCACCTGACCGCGGTGCACCCGCGCTGCGCGGCGGCGCTCGTCGGAGACACCGCGTACGGGCTGGTGCCGGTGACCCGCGACGCCGACGGGGAGCGCCGCGCCCTCCGGATCGCGAACGACTTCCTGGACCGGGTGGGCGACCGCGTCCGGGCGGTGGTCGGGATCGGGCCGGTGGCGCGCAGCGCGGCCGAGCTGCCGGAGGCCCGCGACAGCGCGGACCGGGCGTTGCGGGTGCTGCGGTCGGGCAGTGGGTCGGGCAGTGGTCCGGGACGCCGGGTGGCGTCGCTGGCCGACGTGCACGTCGAGGCGCTGCTGCTGGAGCTGCAGGACCTGGTCGCCGCCCGCGGCGACCGCCCGACCGGCCCGGTCGCGCGCCTGCTGGACTACGACGAGCAGCACCACGCCCACCTGGTCGAGACGTTGCGAGCCTGGCTCGACGCCTTCGGCGACGTCATCGCCGCGTCGGCCGCGGTCCACGTACACCCCAACACGTTCCGGTACCGCCTGCGCCGCCTGGCCGAGGTCGGCGGCTTCGACATGACGGACCCCGAAGCGCGCTTCGCGGCGATGCTCCAGCTCCGGGTGGTGGCCCCACCCGCCTCTTGA
- a CDS encoding M4 family metallopeptidase, whose translation MSAAVVVTSLLTTGSPAYATIAQPSMQALNSLAMPFGSVVRSQQEIGDVPVFGGQLVQIRDKAGAVLATHGRTTKKTAGAFPATATGAADAAIADVAKRTGLAAATLRADAPRAYWYDATLGGAKGDGVAVPTYQVTVHGKKLNDKWTEVVKAGTADVLTSWSEVREANRDVCDANHKVVSGSTESVRCGTSFDVTRKEGGAESSVADVNHVYDFFGQASDFYQKYVGVDLTNLIGADFSDGTGKALRGTVRICVDGECPFANAFWDGEQMAFGEGVTTDDITGHELTHGVTQHTSGLSGGQADSINEGLSDVFGKFIGITSNDPNDTGDNRWLLGAGSSLGAIRNMKDPRSSLSPQPDMVNGPGWQTNNPDEHINDGVVNKTDYLITDGDTFNNQTVRGLGLDKSVQIWWGVENTLTPSATFKDVGEALNSSCAALAKAGTAGITTDDCTQVANAVKATQLDQDPS comes from the coding sequence GTGAGTGCGGCTGTCGTCGTGACTTCGCTGCTCACGACCGGCTCGCCGGCCTACGCGACCATCGCGCAGCCGTCGATGCAGGCGCTGAACTCCCTCGCGATGCCGTTCGGCAGCGTCGTGCGGTCGCAGCAGGAGATCGGCGACGTGCCCGTGTTCGGCGGCCAGCTGGTCCAGATTCGCGACAAGGCCGGCGCGGTCCTCGCGACCCACGGCCGCACGACGAAGAAGACGGCGGGCGCGTTCCCGGCCACCGCGACAGGCGCCGCGGACGCCGCCATCGCGGACGTCGCGAAGCGCACCGGCCTCGCCGCGGCCACGCTGAGGGCTGACGCGCCGCGCGCGTACTGGTACGACGCCACCCTCGGCGGCGCGAAGGGCGACGGCGTCGCGGTGCCGACCTACCAGGTCACCGTGCACGGCAAGAAGCTGAACGACAAGTGGACCGAGGTCGTCAAGGCCGGCACCGCGGACGTCCTCACCTCGTGGTCGGAGGTGCGCGAGGCCAACCGCGACGTCTGCGACGCGAACCACAAGGTGGTCAGCGGCAGCACGGAATCCGTGCGCTGCGGCACCTCGTTCGACGTCACCCGCAAGGAAGGCGGCGCCGAGTCGAGCGTCGCCGACGTCAACCACGTCTACGACTTCTTCGGCCAGGCCTCGGACTTCTACCAGAAGTACGTCGGCGTCGACTTGACGAACCTGATCGGCGCCGACTTCTCCGACGGCACCGGCAAGGCGCTGCGCGGCACCGTCCGGATCTGCGTCGACGGCGAGTGCCCGTTCGCGAACGCCTTCTGGGACGGCGAGCAGATGGCCTTCGGCGAAGGCGTGACCACCGACGACATCACCGGCCACGAGCTCACCCACGGCGTCACCCAGCACACCTCCGGGCTCAGCGGCGGCCAGGCCGACTCGATCAACGAAGGCCTGTCGGACGTCTTCGGCAAGTTCATCGGCATCACCTCGAACGACCCCAACGACACCGGCGACAACCGCTGGCTGCTCGGCGCGGGCTCGTCGCTCGGCGCGATCCGCAACATGAAGGACCCGCGCTCGTCGCTCTCCCCGCAGCCGGACATGGTCAACGGCCCCGGCTGGCAGACGAACAACCCGGACGAGCACATCAACGACGGCGTCGTCAACAAGACCGACTACCTGATCACCGACGGCGACACGTTCAACAACCAGACGGTGCGCGGTCTCGGTCTCGACAAGTCCGTCCAGATCTGGTGGGGCGTCGAGAACACGCTCACCCCGAGCGCGACGTTCAAGGACGTCGGTGAAGCCCTGAACTCCTCCTGCGCGGCGCTCGCCAAGGCGGGCACGGCGGGCATCACCACCGACGACTGCACCCAGGTCGCCAACGCGGTGAAGGCCACCCAGCTGGACCAGGACCCGAGCTGA